A region of the Roseiflexus sp. RS-1 genome:
CGCCGCCGGAAGCATACGTCGAACGCTCGTTTTCACTGCGCCGGTTCTACCTGCACGAATTGCCAGCCCTGCTGCGCGATTACCGCCTGCCAATCCTGGTCGCCCTCGTTGCGGCAATCGCCGGTGCACTGTGCGGACCGCTCCTCGGCGGCTTCTTCGACCGGATCGGTCAGTCACCGGGGCGCGTCGGCGTCACGCCGGAACCAAACCTGGCGCTTGGCATCTTTACCGGCATCGCCAACAGTGCGCGCCTGCTGATCACTGCGCTGCTGGCAACCTTTACCTTCGGCATCTTTTCGCTGATGGTGCCCTTCTTTGCGTTCGGCGGAATCGGCTATATCGCTGGTGCGCTTGCGGCAACTGGCGGCGACTGGATGACGCTCGGTTCGCACAGCCCGCTTCAGTTCGTGATTGGCTACGTCCTCCCCCACGGCGTCATTGAACTGCCTGCGGCGATTCTGGGCGCCGCTCTGGGCATCCGTATCGGCGCCGCCGTAATGGCGCCCCCTAAAGGATTCACCGTCGGGCAGAACATCCTGTGGTCGCTGGCGCAGTTCGCCAAAGTATGGCTGTTCGTCCTGCTGCCGATGTTCCTGCTGGCAGGGATTGTGCAGCAACAGATCACCGCACGCGTGCTGGCGGCGCTCTACGGATAATTTGACGCAGCGGCGGATTCTGACTACAATGTGATGGTTAGAGCGGTAGATCGCCGCTTTTTTGTGTGAAGTGCGGGTCGCGCCATGTTTGAAAGTCTCTCCGACCGATTGCAGGCGGTCTTTCAAAAACTCGGCGGGAAAGGCAAACTGACCGAGGACGACGTGCGCGAGGCGATGAAACAGGTGCGCATCGCGCTGCTCGAGGCGGATGTCAACCTCAAAGTGGTGCGCGATTTCGTCGCGCGCGTCACCGAAAAAGCGATCGGCGAAGAGGTTGCGAAAAGCCTGACGCCAGTCCAGCAGGTGATTAAGATCGTTCACCAGGAACTGATCGACCTGCTTGGACAGGCGAATGTGCCGCTCGCTGAAGCGCGTCCGGGTCCGACGGTCATCATGCTGATCGGTTTGCAGGGTTCCGGTAAGACGACCACCGCCGCCAAACTGGCGCTCTGGCTGCGCAAGAAAGGCAAACGACCGCTCCTGGTCGCCGCCGACATCTATCGCCCGGCAGCCATCACGCAACTCGAATCGCTGGGGCGTCAGCTGGGCATCCCGGTGCATGCGGAAGGCACACAGGTCAGCCCGCCGGAGATCGCGCGCCACGCGCTGCGCCGCGCCCGCGACGAAAACCTGACCCACGTTATCATCGATACCGCCGGTCGGCTTCAGATTGATGAGCCGCTCATGGCGGAACTGGAACAGATCAACGCCGCCGTCGACCCGGTCGAGCGGTTGCTGGTCGTCGATGCAATGATCGGTCAGGAGGCAGTGCGCGTTGCTGAGGAGTTCAACCGGCGCGTGGGACTGACCGGCGTCATCTTCACCAAGGTCGATGGCGATGCACGCGGCGGCGCCGCCCTGTCGGTGCGCGCCGTCACCGGCGTGCCGATCAAGTTCCTCGGTTCGGGCGAAAAGGTTGAAGCCAGCACGATCGAGCCGTTCCACCCGGACCGACTGGCGTCGCGCATTCTGGGCATGGGGGATGTGCTGTCGCTGATCGAGCGCGCCGAAGCGATCTACGACGAAGAGCAGGCGCGCAAAATGCAGAAGAAACTGGTCAAGGGGTCGTTCGACTTCGAGGACTTCCTGGTTTCGATGCAGCAGATGCGCAAACTCGGTCCGCTTCAGCAGATCCTGGGCATGATTCCGGGGCTGGACAAACTGGCGCGCGAGGAGATCATCACCGAAAAGGACTTGAAAAAGATCGAAGCGATCATCTTTTCGATGACGAAGGAAGAACGCCGCAACCCCGACCTGATCAAGGGTCGGCGCAAAGAGCGCATTGCGCGCGGTAGTGGCACACAGGTTCAGGAAGTGACGCAACTGGTCAATCAGTTCCGCCAGATGCAGCGGATGATGAAACGAATGGGCGGCAAAGGCGGTATCGATCCGCGCGAGTTGATGCGTCGGATGCGTTAGTCAACAGCAGTGGAGGAATAGTCAGCGCAATGGTTACAATTCGTCTCCGTCGGATGGGCAAAACCAAGCAACCAAGCTATCGCCTGGTCGTTGCCGATTCGCGCGCACCGCGCGATGGCAAGTTTATCGAGATCGTCGGGCATTACAATCCGGTGCGTCAGCCGAAAGAATTGCATGTGAAGGCTGATCGCGTGCGTTACTGGCTGAGCGTCGGCGCGCAGCCCTCAGAAACGGTCGTGCGCCTGCTGAAACAGGTCGGCGTGCTCGACGCCGACGGCAAACCAACGCCAACTGCAACGACACCGGTTGAAGGGTGAATCTATGAAAGCGTTGCTGGAATATCTGGCGACCAATCTGGTCGATCACCCCGAAGCAGTAACGATTAAGGAACGGACCGGACGCCATACGGTGACGTATCAGTTGACGGTTGCACCTGATGAGACGGGCAAAGTCATCGGGCGCAGCGGGCGGGTCGCCAAAGCTATCCGTGACCTGATGAGCGTGGCAGCGGCGCGGCGCCATAAGCGTGTTCACGTCGATATTGAATAGGATGATGGAAGAGCGACCTTCCGCTGATGAAGTGCTGTTAATCGGCAAGGTGATCGACGCATTTGGTCTGCGCGGCGAGATCAAAATTCGCGCGATAACCGATCAGGTCGATCACCTCCGCCGTCACGTGCGGACGGTCTTTCTGGGAGAAGAGCGTCGTCCGTTCACGTTGCAACGCGTTCACGAACCAAAGGCGGGGATCCTTATTCTTTCGTTGGGCGGCGTGACCGACCGGACGACCGCTGAAGCCCTGCGTGGCGCAGAAGTGACGATCCGTGAGTGCGACGCCGCGCCGCTCGACCAGGATGAGTATTTTATTCATCAACTGTACGGTCTGCGGGTGATTGAGAGCGGCGGCGGCGAAATTGGCGTCGTGCGCGAGGTGGTGCAGACCGGCGCGAATGATGTGATCGTTGTGGAACGCCAGGGGCGTTCCGATACGTTGCTGCCGATGATCCACGATGTGGTCGAGCGTCTCGATGTTGCAGCCGGGCAGATCGTGGTGCGTCTGCTGCCTGGCTTGATCGATGATGATAATCAGGAGGGTTGATCCCCTTAAACGTTGTCTCGAAGACCCGAAGGGTCTATCCGCCATGCTCGATAACCGCCTTGCACCTGACTCGTTACCGCGCATCCCCGGACTTGAACCGGTTGCCACGCCAATTGTGGGGTTGGGCGTCGGTCTGACAGGTATTCTGCTGCGTGTTCGTCCGCGCCTCGCGCCACTGCCGCTGGCGTTGACGGCGCTGACCGCGCTCGTCTGCCGCGACCCGGAACGCACAACACCCGATGACGCCGATGCGCTCTTCGCGCCAGCCGATGGCGTGGCGCTTGGCACAACCGAAGTCTACGAGCATCGCTTCCTGCATACCGATGCGATTCAGTTGACGATCGACGTCTCCCCTATCGATGTTGCAGTGCAAAGGAGTCCGGCTTCCGGCAGCATCGATTACCTCGAACATCAGGATGCCGATCCGTTGCTGTTCCGCGAACCGCGCGAAACGTACCGCCCTGAGCGGCTCTTTATCGGCATCTCGACAGGGTGGGGACCGCTGTTGCTCAGTGTGACGACACGCTTTCGCGGGCAGCGCGTGACGCCGCTGGTGCGATTGGGCGACCGGGTGCGCGCCGGTCAACGGTTGAGCCGTGTGCGCTTCGGCAGTCGGGTCGATCTGCTGGCGCCGCGTGACCTGATCGAGTGGCTTCCCGCTCCCGGCGCCCATCTACGCGCCGGGGTGTCGCTGATCGGACAGGTGGTGCTGCTGTAGCCCTTCTTTTCCATAACCGGCGACTGCGGCGCGCAACGATGCCGAGCGGAACCGCTGGATCACGCCAGCCGGATAGCCGACCATCTTGGCGCCATCCCCAACCAGACGGATGATCGGTATCAGGATCACGGCGCGGATCAGATCAGCGCCGCTCAGTGCCGGCGCGCGGCGATGGAGACGCCACAACGGCTTATGCACATACGCAGCGCCTCCCGCCGCGATGAGTGCCAGCATCCAGGGATGCCGCCAGCTTGCCAGCGCCAGGATCGTTGCCGCAGTGTAGGTTGTATAGCGAATGAGGTGGCGCCCGGTCCAGAGACCGGCAACTCCATCGCCGCGCGCATAGAAATAGTACTGCCGCGCAAATGCAGCGAGAGACGAGCGAGGACGGAAGAAGACAAGCGCATCGGGAGCGAACGCAAAGCGAAAACCGTGACGTCTGAGCGCCAGCGCGAACACCACATCTTCACAGTGATTCGCCCATTCAGGATACCCGCCGACCCGTTCCCACGCCTCGCGCCGGAAGGCGCACGACTTGCCGAACGGCAAAAAGCGCGCCGGATCGATCTCTTCAACGTCACGGTAGTTGGTGGCGCCAAGCGCAAGTTCGAACAGGCTGCGGGGTGCGGGACGAAAAAAACCGCCAACGACATCGGCGTCGCCGCTGCGAATCGGCGCAGTGATCCGTTCCAGCCAGTGCCGATCAAGCCGCAATCCGGCATCGGTGCACGCGATGATTGCGCCGCGTGCGTGGCGGATGGCGTTGTTGCGCCCTGAAGGAATATTGTCGCCGCCCCGTACCAGACGGATCGGCGCACCGGCTGCGATGTACCCGGCAACAATCTGCGGCGTCGCATCGCGGCTCTGACAGTCGTTGACAACGATCTCGTCCGGCGGCAACGACTGCGCCAGCATCGAGTCGATCAGGTCGGCAATATTGTCAGCCTCGTCGCGGACGGTGCACACCAGCGAAATACGAGGAGCATCCATGCCCGTCGGAACTCCGTTCATACACAGAGAGGAAACATTACGCACGTCCATCATACCAGATTGCGCCTGATGCGCCGATGGAGCGCTTTGAGCATCGTTCGCCGTGCGCGAGGGTGGCGCACGATGCGAAAGAACTAGCAGAAGGAACTGCCATGATCAGAACATACACGCTTCTCTTCCTGGCGGCGTCGCTCCTGATCGCAGCTTGCGGCAGCACAGCATCCGCCCCGCCGAATCCCGGAGCGCCGACGAGCGCCCCCGCTGCAGCGACTGCCCTGCCGAATCCCGGAGCGCCGACGAGCGCCCCCGCCGCAGCGACCGCCGCGCCATCGCTGGCTGCAACCGACGCCCCTGTGCCAGCGTCATCGGGTGAACTGGCATCATTGGAACGCGGACGTACACCGGAAGGATACCACTATCTGGGGAATCCCGACGCTCCGGTTACCATCCTGGAATTTTCGGATTTTCTCTGCACGGCATGCGCCTTCCACGTCGAAGAGACCGAACCGAAGATCATCGAGACATATGTGGCATCGGGGAAGGCGCGGATCGTGTATCGGCATCTCCTGCAACTGGGGGAAGAGTCGCTGCGCGCCGCAGAAGCGGCGGAGTGCGCCGGCGATCAGGGCAAATTCTGGGAGATGCGCGACGCCATCTACCGCAATCAGGTGGCACTCTACACAACTGGCGATTTCGACGCAGCACTGGCATACCTGGCGCAAACCGTCGATCTTGACTCGAACGAGTACAGTGTATGTATGCAATCACGCACGCATCGCGCCCGCATCGAAGCGGATTTTCGCGCAGCGCAGGATGCAGGCATACGCTCGCGTCCTGTCTTCGACATCAACGGACAACGCCTGGTTGGCGCGCGACCGTTCGAGGATTTTCAGGGGATCATCGATGCGTCGCAATAGTGAACAGACGTGAGCGGTACGCAGAAAGCAGGCGGTCATTCATTTCG
Encoded here:
- the rimM gene encoding ribosome maturation factor RimM (Essential for efficient processing of 16S rRNA) produces the protein MMEERPSADEVLLIGKVIDAFGLRGEIKIRAITDQVDHLRRHVRTVFLGEERRPFTLQRVHEPKAGILILSLGGVTDRTTAEALRGAEVTIRECDAAPLDQDEYFIHQLYGLRVIESGGGEIGVVREVVQTGANDVIVVERQGRSDTLLPMIHDVVERLDVAAGQIVVRLLPGLIDDDNQEG
- a CDS encoding KH domain-containing protein yields the protein MKALLEYLATNLVDHPEAVTIKERTGRHTVTYQLTVAPDETGKVIGRSGRVAKAIRDLMSVAAARRHKRVHVDIE
- a CDS encoding Rcas_1661 family thioredoxin-like (seleno)lipoprotein encodes the protein MIRTYTLLFLAASLLIAACGSTASAPPNPGAPTSAPAAATALPNPGAPTSAPAAATAAPSLAATDAPVPASSGELASLERGRTPEGYHYLGNPDAPVTILEFSDFLCTACAFHVEETEPKIIETYVASGKARIVYRHLLQLGEESLRAAEAAECAGDQGKFWEMRDAIYRNQVALYTTGDFDAALAYLAQTVDLDSNEYSVCMQSRTHRARIEADFRAAQDAGIRSRPVFDINGQRLVGARPFEDFQGIIDASQ
- a CDS encoding glycosyltransferase, which gives rise to MDAPRISLVCTVRDEADNIADLIDSMLAQSLPPDEIVVNDCQSRDATPQIVAGYIAAGAPIRLVRGGDNIPSGRNNAIRHARGAIIACTDAGLRLDRHWLERITAPIRSGDADVVGGFFRPAPRSLFELALGATNYRDVEEIDPARFLPFGKSCAFRREAWERVGGYPEWANHCEDVVFALALRRHGFRFAFAPDALVFFRPRSSLAAFARQYYFYARGDGVAGLWTGRHLIRYTTYTAATILALASWRHPWMLALIAAGGAAYVHKPLWRLHRRAPALSGADLIRAVILIPIIRLVGDGAKMVGYPAGVIQRFRSASLRAAVAGYGKEGLQQHHLSDQRHPGA
- the rpsP gene encoding 30S ribosomal protein S16; this encodes MVTIRLRRMGKTKQPSYRLVVADSRAPRDGKFIEIVGHYNPVRQPKELHVKADRVRYWLSVGAQPSETVVRLLKQVGVLDADGKPTPTATTPVEG
- a CDS encoding phosphatidylserine decarboxylase, whose protein sequence is MLDNRLAPDSLPRIPGLEPVATPIVGLGVGLTGILLRVRPRLAPLPLALTALTALVCRDPERTTPDDADALFAPADGVALGTTEVYEHRFLHTDAIQLTIDVSPIDVAVQRSPASGSIDYLEHQDADPLLFREPRETYRPERLFIGISTGWGPLLLSVTTRFRGQRVTPLVRLGDRVRAGQRLSRVRFGSRVDLLAPRDLIEWLPAPGAHLRAGVSLIGQVVLL
- the ffh gene encoding signal recognition particle protein, which translates into the protein MFESLSDRLQAVFQKLGGKGKLTEDDVREAMKQVRIALLEADVNLKVVRDFVARVTEKAIGEEVAKSLTPVQQVIKIVHQELIDLLGQANVPLAEARPGPTVIMLIGLQGSGKTTTAAKLALWLRKKGKRPLLVAADIYRPAAITQLESLGRQLGIPVHAEGTQVSPPEIARHALRRARDENLTHVIIDTAGRLQIDEPLMAELEQINAAVDPVERLLVVDAMIGQEAVRVAEEFNRRVGLTGVIFTKVDGDARGGAALSVRAVTGVPIKFLGSGEKVEASTIEPFHPDRLASRILGMGDVLSLIERAEAIYDEEQARKMQKKLVKGSFDFEDFLVSMQQMRKLGPLQQILGMIPGLDKLAREEIITEKDLKKIEAIIFSMTKEERRNPDLIKGRRKERIARGSGTQVQEVTQLVNQFRQMQRMMKRMGGKGGIDPRELMRRMR